The proteins below are encoded in one region of Paenisporosarcina cavernae:
- a CDS encoding alpha/beta fold hydrolase has translation MEKPANWTEMNRAQFTDQMELLKNDQTVQYFDQLHASDWKQFIYMGKEESWYPFDSTKKLTASTFPILLIIGEGNLDELIGLKEWKSKNSNAHIAVIPFAGHLVQTDQAQLYSQILESFLKQFPFIGELKPNTKTEAER, from the coding sequence TTGGAAAAACCAGCGAACTGGACAGAAATGAATCGCGCGCAATTTACTGACCAAATGGAATTGCTAAAGAACGACCAAACAGTTCAGTATTTCGATCAATTGCATGCATCTGATTGGAAACAATTTATTTACATGGGGAAAGAGGAATCATGGTATCCATTTGATTCTACAAAAAAATTAACCGCCTCAACATTTCCCATTCTTCTCATAATTGGAGAAGGGAATTTAGATGAGCTTATCGGTTTAAAAGAATGGAAATCGAAGAACTCGAATGCTCATATTGCGGTTATTCCATTTGCAGGGCATTTGGTACAAACGGATCAGGCGCAACTATACAGTCAAATTCTAGAAAGTTTTTTAAAACAATTTCCTTTCATTGGAGAACTTAAACCGAATACGAAAACAGAAGCTGAAAGATAA
- a CDS encoding AAA family ATPase, translating to MFEQFDFEQLFQLQRETKPIVVMMCGVAGSGKTTFAKILEKKGFVRLSIDEEIWTTNGRWGIDFPMEKLVEYRASAEGKLRLQLIQLMKDKQHVVIDFSFWDRSRREDYKRLIESSGGKWVLLYLQVEVEELQKRLQLRNQRADANSFPISDELLASYLKRFEVPKGEGEIVVRN from the coding sequence TTGTTTGAACAATTCGATTTTGAGCAACTGTTTCAGTTGCAAAGGGAAACAAAACCTATTGTTGTCATGATGTGCGGAGTTGCTGGATCAGGCAAAACGACTTTCGCTAAAATACTGGAGAAAAAAGGCTTCGTAAGATTATCGATCGATGAAGAAATTTGGACGACGAATGGAAGATGGGGAATTGATTTTCCAATGGAAAAATTGGTGGAATATCGAGCAAGTGCGGAGGGAAAATTACGTTTGCAACTTATTCAATTAATGAAGGATAAACAACACGTCGTCATAGACTTCAGTTTTTGGGATCGGAGCAGAAGAGAGGACTATAAACGTCTAATAGAATCTTCTGGAGGTAAATGGGTCTTACTTTATCTACAAGTAGAGGTAGAAGAATTACAAAAAAGGCTCCAACTACGAAATCAACGAGCGGATGCTAACTCCTTTCCAATTTCTGATGAGCTGCTAGCCTCTTATTTGAAGAGGTTTGAAGTACCAAAAGGCGAGGGAGAAATTGTCGTAAGAAATTAG
- a CDS encoding tripartite tricarboxylate transporter permease produces MTTVDFLLQGFATAFQWQNILFAFVGVLIGTAVGVLPGIGPMSGVALLIPVTATLTSGMPTEAAAASSIILLAGVYYGAMYGGSTTSILLNTPGESSSVVTTLDGYQMARQGRAGAALSIAAIGSFVAGIVSLIGLVLLAEPLSNVALKFGPAEYFSLMLLGLAAVSGLAGKSITKALIMTVMGLLLATIGIDAVSGIARFTYDLPILYSGLEFLTIAVGLFALGEVFKTIMERDKEDGAIAKIDRVLPTKQDLKDSSKPILRGSVLGFFIGVLPGAGATLASFFSYIAEKKFSKHPEKFGTGAIEGVAGPESANNAASGGAMIPLLTLGIPGSGTTAILMGALIMYNIQPGPLLFDDHPEVAWGLIASMFIGNLMLLVLNMPLVKVFAKIIQTPKKYLIPLIVAISFFGVYAVQYTTFDLYLLLACGVLGYLLSKNDFPLAPLVLALVLGPMIENNMRRALTISNGDFSIFVTKPLSLIFIIAAVAWLVIPLVLKLKGRKIVINEED; encoded by the coding sequence ATGACGACGGTCGATTTTCTATTACAAGGATTCGCCACAGCATTTCAGTGGCAAAATATCTTATTTGCCTTTGTTGGTGTATTAATCGGGACAGCAGTCGGTGTCTTACCTGGTATTGGACCAATGAGTGGAGTTGCGCTGTTAATACCTGTCACCGCAACACTTACGTCTGGTATGCCTACAGAAGCAGCAGCGGCTAGTTCCATCATTTTACTAGCAGGTGTCTACTACGGAGCCATGTATGGCGGATCCACAACATCCATTTTATTAAACACTCCTGGTGAGTCATCATCGGTCGTGACGACGTTAGATGGCTATCAAATGGCCAGACAAGGCCGAGCAGGAGCAGCGTTATCTATTGCAGCAATTGGTTCATTCGTCGCAGGAATTGTGTCGTTAATCGGATTAGTTTTACTGGCAGAACCATTGTCTAATGTAGCGTTAAAATTTGGGCCAGCTGAATATTTTTCACTCATGTTATTAGGATTAGCTGCAGTAAGTGGATTAGCTGGAAAATCCATCACGAAAGCACTCATCATGACCGTTATGGGTCTATTATTAGCAACCATTGGAATTGATGCCGTTTCCGGAATTGCACGTTTTACATATGATTTGCCTATTTTATATTCTGGACTTGAATTTTTAACGATTGCAGTTGGTTTATTCGCATTAGGTGAAGTGTTTAAAACAATTATGGAACGAGACAAAGAAGATGGTGCGATCGCTAAAATTGACAGGGTTCTTCCAACAAAACAGGACTTAAAAGATAGTTCAAAACCAATTCTTCGGGGATCCGTTTTAGGATTTTTCATCGGTGTATTACCTGGCGCAGGTGCCACTTTAGCATCTTTCTTCTCATATATTGCAGAGAAAAAGTTTAGTAAACATCCGGAGAAATTCGGTACAGGAGCTATTGAAGGAGTAGCTGGTCCAGAGTCAGCGAATAATGCAGCATCTGGTGGAGCGATGATTCCGTTATTAACATTGGGGATTCCAGGGTCTGGAACAACCGCTATACTGATGGGTGCACTCATCATGTACAACATTCAGCCCGGCCCTTTATTGTTCGATGATCATCCAGAAGTTGCATGGGGCTTGATTGCGAGTATGTTCATCGGAAATTTAATGCTTCTGGTGTTAAACATGCCATTAGTAAAAGTGTTTGCGAAAATCATCCAAACACCAAAGAAATATTTAATCCCGCTAATCGTCGCGATTTCCTTCTTCGGAGTATACGCGGTGCAATATACGACGTTTGATTTGTACTTATTATTAGCGTGCGGTGTACTTGGCTACTTGTTATCAAAAAATGATTTCCCACTTGCACCGCTCGTGTTAGCGTTAGTATTAGGCCCTATGATTGAAAACAATATGCGTCGTGCATTAACGATTTCGAATGGAGATTTTTCCATCTTTGTAACAAAACCATTATCGCTAATTTTCATCATTGCGGCAGTTGCCTGGTTGGTTATTCCGCTTGTGTTAAAATTAAAAGGTCGAAAAATCGTGATAAATGAAGAAGATTAA
- a CDS encoding tripartite tricarboxylate transporter TctB family protein, translated as MSKTFDRIASIVFLLIGLLFVIESQSISQSAYGSSVGPNIFPMALGIILLLLSIKLLFETMKYKTSNGEKERLQYKKFLIIFVSAVAYAAALEPIGYVISTFLFLVIAFQTMERGKWLSTLLIASFFSLGVYYFFAEFLGGSLPGFPEL; from the coding sequence ATGAGTAAAACGTTCGATCGAATAGCAAGTATCGTCTTTTTACTGATTGGTCTTTTATTTGTCATAGAAAGTCAATCCATATCGCAAAGTGCTTACGGTTCTTCCGTGGGACCAAATATTTTCCCGATGGCTCTTGGAATTATATTGCTTCTGCTAAGCATTAAATTGCTTTTTGAAACAATGAAATACAAAACATCCAACGGTGAAAAAGAACGATTACAATACAAAAAATTCCTCATCATTTTTGTTAGTGCCGTAGCTTATGCAGCAGCACTTGAACCAATTGGATATGTCATTTCGACATTCCTCTTTTTAGTCATCGCGTTTCAAACAATGGAGCGTGGAAAGTGGCTGAGCACTTTACTGATTGCGAGTTTCTTTTCGCTAGGTGTCTATTACTTTTTTGCAGAATTTCTCGGCGGATCATTACCTGGATTCCCAGAATTATAA
- a CDS encoding Bug family tripartite tricarboxylate transporter substrate binding protein: MWKKLSTVALVSSLALSLAACSSDGNESASSNYPDKNITIVAPSGAGGGWDLTARAIAKTLNDTKLVDESIMVENKPGGGGAVYMAEFATKEADNDYVLMVKSPPILINNNKAEGNSPYGYKDTRPVAQLTRDYGAIVVQADSEFKTLEDVLKAIKADATKVTLAGGSAPGSMDHLVGILPAYEYGIDPKSVKYVSYDGGGEAIAALLGDNADVIATDASTIAEYVKSGDVRVLAVSSAERLDGELSDVPTFKEAGVDAEFTIWRGLFAPKNMSDEAFDFWSEKMDELVKTDEWKAELERNGWASEYRNAEEFKTYLDDQDKVIVELLTALDMQK; encoded by the coding sequence ATGTGGAAAAAATTATCGACAGTTGCACTTGTTAGTTCGCTTGCACTTAGCTTAGCGGCATGTAGTTCTGATGGAAATGAAAGCGCTTCCTCAAACTATCCGGACAAAAATATCACGATTGTAGCACCTTCTGGAGCTGGTGGGGGATGGGATTTAACGGCTCGTGCAATTGCAAAAACGTTAAATGATACGAAGTTAGTAGATGAATCCATTATGGTTGAAAACAAACCAGGTGGTGGCGGTGCTGTTTATATGGCGGAGTTTGCGACGAAAGAAGCAGACAATGATTACGTCTTAATGGTGAAATCACCTCCCATTTTAATTAACAATAACAAAGCAGAAGGAAATAGTCCTTACGGCTACAAAGATACTCGCCCAGTTGCACAACTTACTCGTGATTACGGTGCAATTGTGGTGCAAGCGGACTCTGAATTTAAAACGTTAGAAGATGTACTAAAAGCGATTAAAGCGGATGCAACAAAAGTGACGCTTGCTGGTGGTTCTGCACCTGGATCGATGGACCACTTAGTCGGCATTTTACCTGCTTATGAATACGGCATTGATCCTAAGTCTGTAAAATATGTCTCGTATGACGGTGGCGGAGAAGCTATCGCAGCATTATTAGGAGACAACGCGGATGTCATTGCAACCGATGCATCAACAATAGCTGAATATGTAAAATCAGGTGATGTTCGTGTGTTAGCTGTCAGTTCAGCAGAACGATTAGACGGGGAATTAAGTGATGTCCCAACTTTCAAAGAAGCTGGCGTGGATGCAGAGTTTACCATTTGGCGTGGACTATTTGCACCAAAAAATATGTCAGATGAAGCATTCGATTTCTGGTCCGAGAAAATGGATGAGTTAGTAAAAACGGATGAATGGAAAGCTGAACTTGAACGTAATGGTTGGGCAAGTGAATATCGCAATGCGGAAGAATTTAAAACATATTTAGATGATCAAGATAAAGTCATCGTTGAATTATTGACTGCTTTAGATATGCAAAAATAA
- a CDS encoding response regulator gives MEEIIEIVIIEDDHRIADIHRRFIDRIDGFQVVGSAATGMEAKDWISALQPNLILLDVYLPDMLGTELLSYIHEESPESDIIFITAAAEVPIVKQAFRSGVFDYVVKPATFDRFKESLLSYKEKTQLLKSTESLEEASIQMLWNQQKSSLEADKVPTPKGIDPKTMEKVLFHLQDQSLGITAEKFGVLSGLSRSSSRRYLEFLVSDNKATAELIYGTIGRPERRYFPKLREQNEQNS, from the coding sequence ATGGAGGAAATCATTGAAATAGTAATCATAGAAGACGATCATCGAATCGCGGATATTCACCGCAGATTTATTGACCGAATTGACGGGTTTCAAGTCGTTGGCTCTGCTGCTACAGGTATGGAGGCAAAGGATTGGATTTCCGCGCTACAACCGAATCTTATTTTGCTGGATGTCTATTTGCCCGATATGTTGGGCACGGAATTGTTGTCGTATATTCACGAAGAAAGTCCAGAATCTGATATTATCTTTATTACAGCGGCAGCGGAAGTCCCAATCGTGAAACAAGCCTTTCGCAGTGGGGTTTTTGACTACGTAGTGAAGCCTGCCACATTTGATCGTTTTAAAGAGAGTTTATTGTCATACAAAGAAAAGACGCAGCTTTTAAAAAGCACCGAAAGTTTAGAGGAAGCATCTATTCAAATGCTTTGGAATCAGCAAAAATCATCGCTAGAAGCTGATAAAGTTCCAACGCCTAAAGGGATTGATCCGAAAACAATGGAGAAAGTATTGTTTCATCTGCAGGATCAATCGCTAGGCATAACTGCAGAAAAGTTTGGCGTGTTAAGTGGTCTTAGCAGAAGTTCCTCCAGACGTTACTTAGAATTTTTAGTTTCGGACAATAAAGCAACGGCAGAATTAATCTACGGTACGATCGGGCGACCTGAAAGACGTTATTTCCCAAAACTCCGTGAACAAAATGAACAAAATAGCTAG
- a CDS encoding ATP-binding protein: MRNVTLQTKIFLYGALFVTAISLLIGTSFYFTMSQSIEQQIGNRALNLAVTTASRPDVRSAFDTLNPSEQLQPIAEEVRKLSGAEYVVIGNTDGIRYAHPVPKRIGQKMVGDDNDRALLKGESYISEATGTLGPALRGKAPIKDSDGNIIGVISVGFLKEDISHTFFSYADSIIGIVVIAIVLGVIGSTILARSIKKVLFNLEPTEIAHLFTERNTVLESVREGIIMVDKHAQISMLNKAAYEILSIPEDSPVIGHPVEEILPNTLLPHVLQTGEKQFDRSMLIRGKETIVNRMPILVGNEIVGAISSFRLQSDFHQLTTELSQVKQYTEALRAQTHEYQNFLYTISGLIQLNSLDEALHLIHSETEEHQSLIHFVTQRLQDPYLGGLVIGLFNRARELKVRFILDEDSHLKMLPKHLEKSLFVSIIGNLVTNALEAVEHLEESKRIVRLLITDNGNEILFEVEDSGEGLPPEIQESLFTARISTKEGEDRGYGLMKVNSDIQDLNGVCSIEQGDLGGALFIISIPKGGFLDGGNH, translated from the coding sequence TTGAGAAATGTAACGTTACAAACCAAAATATTTCTTTATGGAGCACTTTTTGTGACCGCCATTTCCCTTTTAATTGGTACGTCTTTTTATTTCACCATGTCCCAAAGTATCGAACAACAAATTGGAAATCGAGCACTCAATCTAGCGGTTACAACGGCTAGTCGACCTGATGTGCGAAGTGCGTTTGATACTCTCAATCCTAGTGAGCAATTACAACCAATAGCAGAAGAAGTTCGAAAGCTATCTGGTGCGGAATACGTGGTGATTGGAAATACAGATGGCATCCGATATGCACATCCCGTGCCAAAACGTATTGGGCAAAAAATGGTGGGGGATGATAATGACCGAGCGTTATTAAAAGGGGAATCCTATATTTCAGAAGCGACCGGAACGCTTGGACCTGCGTTGCGAGGAAAAGCACCCATTAAAGACAGCGACGGAAACATTATTGGTGTTATTTCGGTTGGCTTTTTAAAAGAAGATATTTCACACACCTTTTTTAGTTACGCCGATTCCATCATTGGGATTGTCGTTATTGCAATTGTGTTAGGTGTCATTGGTTCCACGATTCTTGCTAGAAGCATTAAAAAAGTTCTCTTTAATTTGGAACCAACGGAAATCGCGCATTTATTTACAGAACGAAACACTGTTTTAGAATCGGTCCGTGAAGGCATTATTATGGTGGACAAGCATGCGCAAATTTCCATGTTGAATAAAGCTGCTTACGAGATTCTATCCATTCCAGAAGATAGTCCTGTCATCGGTCATCCGGTTGAAGAAATCTTACCAAACACATTACTTCCGCATGTCTTGCAAACTGGGGAGAAACAATTTGACCGTAGTATGCTGATACGTGGAAAAGAAACGATTGTCAACCGCATGCCGATTTTAGTAGGCAATGAAATCGTTGGTGCTATTTCAAGTTTCCGTTTGCAGTCCGATTTTCATCAATTGACAACGGAACTGTCGCAAGTAAAACAGTATACGGAAGCACTCCGTGCACAAACACACGAATATCAAAACTTTTTATATACCATCAGCGGGTTAATCCAATTAAATTCGCTCGATGAAGCGTTGCATCTCATTCATTCCGAAACAGAGGAACATCAATCGCTTATTCACTTCGTCACACAACGCTTACAAGATCCATATCTAGGGGGGCTCGTTATCGGGCTTTTCAACCGAGCACGTGAACTAAAAGTCCGGTTTATTTTAGATGAAGACAGCCATTTGAAGATGCTACCAAAACACTTGGAAAAAAGCTTGTTCGTCTCCATTATTGGAAATTTAGTGACGAATGCGCTTGAAGCGGTGGAGCATTTAGAAGAGTCCAAACGAATTGTCCGGTTACTCATTACGGATAATGGGAATGAAATCTTGTTTGAAGTAGAAGATTCCGGTGAAGGGCTTCCCCCGGAAATTCAAGAATCTCTTTTCACTGCCCGTATTTCCACAAAAGAAGGTGAAGATCGAGGATACGGATTAATGAAAGTGAATTCGGACATCCAAGATTTAAACGGCGTATGCTCAATAGAGCAAGGGGATTTAGGAGGAGCATTATTTATCATTTCCATTCCAAAAGGGGGTTTTCTCGATGGAGGAAATCATTGA
- a CDS encoding EAL and HDOD domain-containing protein codes for MEVFVGRQPIFDIQEQIFGFELLYRNSDLNSFPIIDGDKATMEVLIHSFITIGVEELANGKPCFINFTENLLHDSILDMLDPRHVIIEILEDVNITADVLVKINELKFRGFSIALDDFVLLDPYLKEAGIFDVIDYIKVDFLKSSQDEREIIEHYIKKHYPHIQLLAEKVETRSEFNMAKKSGYAFFQGYFFSKPQIIQGKEIPSNVSQNFQILQKIAEQDADISSIASLIERDVSLSFKLLKLINTSGIKKKVRSIQQAILLLGLDELHKWIYVLTLRETAVESSDPQTNALLTSSLFRAKFLELIAKHGKKQNASEYFLLGMFSMIEALLHKPFDQILHKLSLSDMIEETLHGAKTEMSMHLDLAVAVDQLQWVKMRQLMSELDLSEEIIRKYYTKAMQWTNELA; via the coding sequence ATGGAGGTCTTTGTTGGAAGACAACCTATATTTGATATCCAAGAGCAAATATTTGGCTTTGAGTTGCTGTATCGCAATAGTGATTTAAATTCATTCCCAATTATTGATGGGGATAAAGCCACGATGGAAGTGCTGATTCATTCCTTTATTACCATTGGGGTAGAAGAGTTAGCGAATGGAAAGCCCTGTTTTATAAACTTTACCGAAAATTTGTTACACGATTCTATTTTGGATATGTTAGATCCTCGACATGTCATCATTGAAATTTTGGAAGATGTGAATATTACGGCCGATGTGCTTGTTAAAATAAATGAATTAAAATTTCGCGGATTTTCAATTGCACTCGATGATTTCGTGCTATTAGATCCGTATTTAAAAGAAGCCGGAATTTTTGACGTGATTGATTATATCAAAGTAGATTTCTTAAAATCTTCACAAGATGAACGAGAAATTATCGAGCACTATATTAAAAAGCATTATCCGCACATACAATTGCTAGCGGAGAAGGTAGAGACACGCAGTGAATTTAATATGGCGAAGAAATCAGGTTATGCATTTTTTCAAGGCTACTTTTTTTCGAAGCCTCAAATTATACAAGGAAAAGAAATTCCCAGTAATGTCTCGCAAAACTTTCAAATCCTTCAAAAGATTGCCGAACAAGATGCGGATATTTCTAGCATTGCAAGCTTAATTGAACGAGATGTGTCATTATCGTTTAAGTTACTGAAATTGATTAATACATCAGGAATTAAGAAGAAAGTCCGTTCTATTCAACAAGCTATTTTACTTTTAGGTTTAGATGAATTACACAAATGGATTTACGTACTTACATTGCGGGAGACGGCCGTTGAAAGCTCCGATCCACAAACAAATGCTCTCTTAACATCTTCATTGTTCCGAGCAAAATTTTTAGAACTCATTGCGAAACATGGGAAAAAACAAAATGCCTCCGAATATTTTTTGTTAGGCATGTTTTCGATGATTGAAGCACTATTACATAAACCGTTCGATCAAATTTTACACAAATTATCTCTTTCTGACATGATTGAGGAAACGTTACACGGTGCGAAAACAGAAATGTCGATGCATTTAGATTTAGCAGTAGCGGTTGATCAGTTGCAATGGGTGAAGATGAGACAACTGATGAGTGAACTAGATCTTTCAGAAGAGATTATTCGAAAGTATTATACAAAGGCTATGCAGTGGACAAATGAATTAGCGTAA
- a CDS encoding enoyl-CoA hydratase-related protein, translating into METIRYEQTGNLAIITLNRPDAMNAFNYDMLRELSQVVEAIRINPDIRVVIFTGAGEKAFSVGADLKERKTLTEQQVKRNIYKIGEVFTTIENLPQPTIAMMNGYAFGGGMELALACDFRIAADTVLLGLTETSLAIIPGAGGTQRLPRLIGESKAMELILTARRLRAEEALEYGVVTKVVPSASLIEETGKFADLMLANGPIALQQAKFAIKHGMNADLQTGLNIERKAYEITIPTEDRVEALLAFGEKRKPIFKGK; encoded by the coding sequence ATGGAAACAATTCGTTACGAACAAACAGGCAATTTAGCAATTATCACACTTAATCGTCCTGATGCAATGAACGCTTTTAACTACGACATGCTACGTGAACTTTCACAAGTCGTCGAAGCAATCCGCATCAACCCAGACATTCGTGTCGTAATCTTCACAGGTGCTGGAGAGAAAGCCTTCAGCGTTGGAGCTGATCTCAAAGAGCGCAAAACCTTAACCGAACAACAAGTAAAACGAAATATTTATAAAATTGGCGAAGTCTTTACAACCATCGAAAATTTACCTCAACCAACAATCGCGATGATGAATGGCTACGCATTTGGTGGAGGGATGGAACTTGCATTAGCATGCGATTTCCGAATCGCAGCCGATACAGTACTACTTGGCCTCACCGAAACAAGCTTAGCCATAATTCCAGGAGCAGGCGGAACACAAAGACTCCCTCGATTAATTGGCGAATCAAAAGCAATGGAACTCATCTTAACAGCTAGACGACTTCGCGCAGAAGAAGCACTAGAATATGGCGTCGTGACAAAAGTTGTCCCATCAGCGAGTCTCATTGAAGAAACAGGAAAATTTGCTGATCTAATGCTAGCAAACGGACCAATAGCTCTCCAGCAAGCAAAATTTGCTATCAAACACGGTATGAATGCTGATCTCCAAACCGGTCTAAATATCGAACGAAAAGCATACGAAATAACCATCCCAACAGAAGACCGTGTCGAAGCCCTACTTGCCTTCGGAGAAAAACGAAAACCAATCTTTAAAGGAAAATAA
- a CDS encoding bifunctional cystathionine gamma-lyase/homocysteine desulfhydrase has translation MRAKTKMIHAGIFGDETTGAVSTPIYQVSTYKQDAVGDFRGYEYSRTGNPTRHALEVLISDLEGGHAGFAFGSGMAAISSVMMMFNSGDHIVMTDDVYGGTYRVMTKVMNRMGIESTLVDTSDLDAVEAAIQPNTKAIFIETPTNPLLKITDIAEVSSLARQKGLKTIVDNTFMTPYLQQPIQLGADIVVHSATKYIGGHSDVVAGLVVVANEELATDMHFVQNSVGAILGPQDSWLLIRGLKTLGIRMDETNKNAMRIAMFLEEHEAVGKIYYPGLKGHKGRDIMQKQTKGFGGMISFDVGSTEKANDLLAKLRYFTLAESLGAVESLISVPAQMTHASIPADRRQELGIVDGLVRISVGIEDVEDLIEDLEAALG, from the coding sequence ATGAGAGCTAAAACAAAAATGATTCACGCAGGGATTTTTGGTGACGAGACAACTGGTGCAGTTTCGACACCGATTTATCAAGTAAGTACGTATAAACAAGATGCAGTCGGTGATTTCAGAGGATATGAGTATTCTAGAACAGGAAATCCAACTCGCCATGCACTAGAAGTGTTGATCAGTGATTTAGAAGGTGGCCACGCAGGATTTGCGTTCGGATCTGGTATGGCAGCAATTAGCTCTGTCATGATGATGTTTAACTCAGGAGACCATATTGTGATGACAGACGATGTGTATGGTGGAACATACCGTGTCATGACGAAAGTGATGAACCGTATGGGAATCGAATCGACACTAGTGGATACAAGTGATTTAGATGCAGTAGAAGCGGCAATTCAACCAAATACAAAAGCGATTTTCATTGAAACGCCGACAAACCCATTATTGAAAATTACCGATATCGCCGAAGTGTCTTCATTAGCAAGGCAAAAAGGATTGAAAACAATTGTCGACAACACTTTCATGACACCATACTTACAACAACCTATTCAACTTGGAGCAGATATCGTCGTTCACAGTGCAACGAAATATATAGGCGGACATAGTGATGTTGTCGCAGGATTAGTAGTGGTGGCAAATGAAGAACTGGCAACTGACATGCATTTTGTCCAAAATTCGGTAGGAGCGATTCTAGGACCACAAGACTCTTGGCTACTTATTCGGGGATTGAAAACACTTGGAATTCGGATGGACGAAACAAACAAAAACGCCATGCGAATTGCCATGTTCCTTGAAGAACATGAAGCAGTCGGAAAAATTTACTATCCGGGTTTAAAAGGCCACAAAGGTCGAGACATTATGCAAAAACAAACAAAAGGCTTCGGGGGCATGATATCGTTTGATGTCGGTTCAACGGAAAAAGCTAACGATTTACTCGCAAAACTTCGCTACTTCACACTAGCAGAAAGCTTAGGAGCAGTAGAAAGTCTTATCTCCGTTCCAGCACAAATGACACACGCATCCATTCCTGCAGATCGTCGGCAGGAACTAGGAATTGTTGATGGATTAGTGCGCATTTCTGTCGGCATTGAAGATGTAGAAGATTTGATAGAAGATCTAGAAGCAGCTTTAGGTTGA
- a CDS encoding PLP-dependent cysteine synthase family protein, with protein sequence MNVFSNVQELIGNTPIVELTRVEIPNNCRLFAKLEFMNPGGSVKDRLGMNLLADAEKRGVLSPGGTIIEPTAGNTGIGIAMAAIGRGYNVIFVVPQKFSMEKQTLMRALGAEVINTPTELGIKGAIAKAEELVKEIPQSFSPAQFSNPANPETYIHTLGPELWEDMDGKVDVFVAGAGSGGTFMGTASYLKAKSEAIKTVIVEPEGSILNGGEPGSHYTEGIGMEFLPGYMNESLFDAIHTVEDKDAFTRVRELAKMEGLLVGSSSGAAYHAALKEAEIAAPGSHIVTVFADSSERYMSQKIYDLFQEDRA encoded by the coding sequence ATGAACGTTTTTAGCAATGTGCAAGAGCTAATAGGGAACACACCAATTGTGGAATTGACACGAGTGGAAATCCCAAACAATTGTCGACTTTTTGCCAAGCTCGAATTCATGAATCCAGGCGGAAGTGTCAAAGATCGCTTGGGAATGAACTTACTTGCGGACGCCGAAAAACGTGGCGTTCTTTCCCCTGGGGGGACCATTATTGAGCCAACTGCCGGCAACACTGGAATTGGTATAGCGATGGCGGCAATTGGACGAGGGTATAACGTGATATTTGTCGTTCCTCAAAAATTTAGCATGGAAAAACAAACGTTGATGCGCGCACTTGGAGCGGAAGTTATCAATACGCCGACCGAACTAGGCATCAAAGGTGCCATTGCAAAAGCAGAAGAGTTAGTGAAAGAAATCCCGCAATCCTTTTCACCTGCTCAATTTTCGAACCCTGCGAATCCAGAAACGTATATCCATACACTAGGTCCAGAGCTTTGGGAAGACATGGATGGAAAAGTGGACGTGTTCGTTGCAGGGGCTGGTTCTGGAGGAACCTTTATGGGAACTGCCAGCTATTTAAAGGCGAAAAGTGAAGCGATTAAAACGGTTATTGTCGAGCCAGAGGGATCTATTTTAAATGGCGGAGAACCAGGTAGTCATTACACAGAAGGTATTGGCATGGAATTTCTACCCGGTTATATGAATGAATCTCTTTTCGATGCGATTCATACGGTAGAAGACAAAGATGCGTTTACGCGAGTGCGAGAACTGGCAAAAATGGAAGGGCTGCTTGTTGGAAGTTCGTCCGGAGCAGCGTATCATGCTGCCTTAAAAGAAGCAGAGATAGCAGCACCTGGTAGCCATATCGTGACGGTGTTTGCGGATTCCAGTGAGCGTTACATGAGCCAGAAAATTTATGATTTATTCCAGGAGGACAGAGCATGA